From Pseudanabaena sp. PCC 6802, one genomic window encodes:
- the trpS gene encoding tryptophan--tRNA ligase encodes MPKQRILSGVQPTGNLHIGNYLGAIRNWVENQVNYENFFCVVDLHALTAPHNPNELAEHTRRTAALYIACGIDPQQSTIFVQSHISAHAELTWLLNCITPLNWLERMIQFKEKAIKQGENVNAGLLDYPVLMASDILLYQADLVPVGEDQKQHLELTRDIVVRFNDQFGSDRDVPILKLPEPLIRKEGARVMSLTDGTSKMSKSDPSEMSRIHLLDDADTIAKKIKRCKTDTIRELEFDNPDRPECHNLLSLYAILSGKTKEAVQAECADMRGWGDFKPLLAETVINSLQPIQTKYYEVVNEKGYLDRVLKAGREKAGAIAFETLKQVKSALGFLLP; translated from the coding sequence ATGCCAAAACAACGAATATTATCCGGCGTTCAACCAACCGGAAATCTCCACATCGGTAACTACTTAGGTGCTATTCGTAATTGGGTAGAGAACCAGGTCAACTACGAAAATTTCTTTTGTGTGGTCGATCTCCATGCACTTACGGCTCCTCATAACCCTAACGAGTTAGCCGAGCATACCCGACGCACGGCAGCACTCTACATTGCCTGTGGGATCGATCCTCAGCAGTCAACCATATTCGTGCAGTCACATATTTCTGCCCATGCCGAGTTGACCTGGCTGCTTAATTGCATAACACCGCTAAACTGGCTCGAACGCATGATCCAGTTTAAGGAGAAAGCAATCAAGCAGGGTGAAAACGTAAATGCAGGCTTATTAGACTATCCCGTTCTGATGGCATCAGATATCTTGCTCTATCAAGCCGATCTCGTACCCGTAGGTGAAGATCAAAAACAACACCTGGAACTCACGCGCGATATTGTCGTGAGGTTTAACGACCAATTTGGCAGCGACAGAGATGTACCCATTCTCAAACTACCCGAGCCTTTGATCCGTAAGGAAGGGGCGCGGGTAATGAGTTTAACCGATGGCACGAGCAAGATGTCCAAGTCCGATCCATCAGAGATGAGCCGCATTCACCTGCTCGACGATGCCGATACGATCGCTAAGAAAATCAAACGCTGCAAAACCGATACGATTCGAGAACTAGAATTTGACAATCCCGATCGCCCGGAATGTCATAACCTACTTTCCCTGTACGCGATCCTCAGCGGTAAGACTAAGGAAGCAGTGCAAGCGGAATGTGCTGATATGCGTGGCTGGGGAGATTTTAAACCTTTGCTTGCCGAAACAGTAATTAACAGCTTGCAGCCAATTCAAACTAAATATTATGAGGTTGTAAATGAAAAGGGCTACCTGGATCGGGTGCTAAAAGCAGGACGGGAAAAAGCAGGTGCGATCGCCTTTGAAACGCTAAAACAAGTTAAATCTGCGTTGGGGTTCCTTCTGCCTTAG
- the hisH gene encoding imidazole glycerol phosphate synthase subunit HisH — protein sequence MTVIAVIDYDMGNLHSACKGLEFAGATTVVTDEPEQLEAADAIVLPGVGAFDPAMQHIRARHLEKPIKAAIASGKPFLGICLGMQILFDGSEEGQEPGLGVVPGIVKRFYREPGIAIPHMGWNQLELTQPHCPLWLELSEAPWVYFVHSYYAAPEQSTVIAATTTHGSQTATVAIAQDNLMAVQFHPEKSATDGLQILTNFVKLVDARLTSMCGV from the coding sequence ATGACAGTAATTGCGGTAATTGATTACGATATGGGCAACCTGCACTCAGCTTGTAAAGGTCTGGAATTCGCTGGTGCCACAACTGTAGTTACCGATGAACCAGAACAGCTAGAGGCAGCAGATGCAATTGTACTGCCTGGTGTAGGTGCTTTCGATCCGGCGATGCAACACATCCGTGCCAGACATCTAGAGAAGCCAATTAAAGCCGCGATCGCATCTGGCAAGCCATTTCTAGGTATCTGTTTAGGTATGCAGATCCTGTTTGATGGCAGCGAAGAGGGACAAGAGCCAGGTTTGGGGGTCGTGCCAGGTATAGTCAAGCGTTTCTACAGGGAGCCTGGGATCGCGATCCCACACATGGGGTGGAACCAGCTAGAATTGACACAGCCTCACTGCCCGCTTTGGCTAGAACTGAGCGAGGCTCCGTGGGTGTATTTCGTACATTCGTACTATGCAGCACCGGAACAATCCACGGTTATAGCAGCAACGACAACACATGGCAGTCAAACAGCAACTGTGGCGATCGCGCAGGATAACCTGATGGCGGTGCAGTTTCACCCAGAAAAATCTGCAACTGATGGGCTGCAAATTCTCACGAATTTCGTCAAGTTGGTTGATGCACGTCTGACAAGCATGTGTGGGGTTTAG
- a CDS encoding ferredoxin-thioredoxin reductase catalytic domain-containing protein, producing the protein MTSTQHKEETMRGKNKSTDKSFEAMRHFSETYAKRTDTFFCSDQKITNAVIEGLAKHKDELGAPLCPCRFYEDKEAEVKSAYWNCPCVPMRERKECHCMLFLTPENPFAGDKQELEITDVTYDD; encoded by the coding sequence ATGACAAGTACCCAACATAAAGAAGAAACAATGCGCGGTAAGAATAAGTCCACAGACAAAAGTTTTGAAGCCATGCGCCATTTTTCGGAAACCTATGCCAAGCGCACGGATACGTTCTTTTGTTCGGATCAAAAAATTACCAACGCTGTGATTGAGGGTTTGGCAAAGCATAAAGATGAGTTGGGTGCTCCCTTATGTCCCTGTCGCTTCTACGAAGACAAGGAAGCAGAAGTAAAGTCTGCCTACTGGAACTGCCCCTGCGTTCCCATGCGCGAACGTAAGGAGTGCCATTGTATGCTATTTCTCACACCAGAGAATCCATTTGCAGGAGACAAGCAGGAATTAGAGATTACAGATGTTACCTACGACGACTAG
- a CDS encoding aspartate carbamoyltransferase catalytic subunit, producing the protein MSESTWQRRHVISLADFTVPDYELVLQTALSFTEVLSRRNKKVPTLQGKVVANLFFESSTRTRNSFELAAKRLSADTLNFAPGTSSLSKGETILDTARTFLAMGTDIMVIRHQAAGVPSQIALDMDRLGGRVAVLNAGDGKHEHPTQALLDLFTLCSHINPAAPSAKDIKGKKVAIAGDILHSRVARSNLYSLVTNGADVHLAAPPTLLPEEFAEYGVTVHHQLAPALEDADFVMTLRLQTERMSQHLIPSLREYYAQFGITRDRLARCAPQVQVLHPGPVNRGVEISSDLMDDPRLSLIEKQVTNGVAVRMSLLYLMGTLMGSAA; encoded by the coding sequence ATGAGTGAATCGACCTGGCAACGCAGGCATGTCATTTCGCTGGCCGATTTTACCGTGCCTGACTACGAACTCGTGCTGCAAACTGCCCTAAGTTTTACGGAGGTGCTGTCGCGCCGCAATAAAAAAGTGCCGACACTTCAAGGTAAAGTAGTAGCCAATTTGTTTTTCGAGTCTTCAACCCGCACTCGTAATAGCTTTGAGTTAGCAGCAAAGCGGCTCTCCGCCGACACGCTGAATTTTGCCCCCGGTACGTCATCGCTTTCTAAGGGAGAGACGATCCTGGATACAGCGCGCACCTTTCTGGCGATGGGGACGGATATTATGGTAATTCGGCATCAGGCAGCCGGAGTACCAAGCCAAATTGCCCTTGATATGGATCGTTTAGGTGGCCGTGTGGCAGTGTTAAATGCTGGTGATGGCAAACACGAACATCCTACTCAGGCGCTCCTGGATTTATTTACACTGTGTTCTCACATAAATCCTGCTGCACCCAGTGCTAAGGACATCAAAGGTAAAAAGGTGGCGATCGCAGGAGACATTCTGCACTCCAGGGTGGCACGTTCTAATCTGTACAGCCTGGTCACAAATGGTGCTGACGTACATTTGGCCGCACCTCCTACACTTTTGCCTGAGGAATTTGCTGAATATGGTGTTACTGTTCATCACCAGCTCGCACCAGCACTAGAAGATGCTGATTTTGTCATGACTCTACGCCTGCAAACCGAACGCATGAGCCAGCATTTGATTCCCAGCCTGCGCGAATATTACGCGCAGTTTGGTATTACGCGCGATCGCTTAGCCAGATGCGCGCCCCAGGTTCAGGTACTACATCCAGGGCCTGTAAATCGCGGTGTAGAGATTAGTTCAGATCTTATGGACGATCCGCGCCTCAGCTTAATTGAGAAGCAAGTTACCAATGGTGTGGCTGTTCGGATGAGCTTGTTATATCTCATGGGCACTTTGATGGGTAGTGCAGCTTAG